In the Nerophis ophidion isolate RoL-2023_Sa linkage group LG01, RoL_Noph_v1.0, whole genome shotgun sequence genome, one interval contains:
- the plat gene encoding tissue-type plasminogen activator isoform X3, translated as MTRTLLLLLAALCYSLADNVELIRSKRGTRFYRDCYVSHCYNGGTCKEAVYSSDYICQCPPGFSGSQCEINNREKCVAGRGDAYRGTWTISKSGAECINWNATSLRGKRFTARKVDASSLGLGNHNFCRNPDNDSAPWCYTYKGTQIAWEFCSVPKCPEDKYEECKRGIGLTYRGTASVTKSGAHCLPWDSPAVIHKNNNAWRSDALEVGLGSHSYCRNPDGDEGPWCHTYKNMQLTWELCDVPKCMRRPPTINPLGPRGPTTNNDNRATCGQRLDNTLNKPAFRMFGGKESDITEQPWQAAINVYQPRLRQHFHRCGGVLIDSCWVLSAAHCFETSDKPSKLEVILGRTFRKQNSSSEQIFKVEKYWIHEKFDNETFDNDITLLKLKSDIGFCAIHSAEVRPACLPEAGLVLPDWTECEISGYGKDTEFSAHYSERVKRGFVRLWPRERCIPDVLSGRPVTANMLCAGDTRGLDDACKGDSGGPLVCRNNNKMTLMGVISWGDGCGQRDKPGVYTRVTRYIDWIRNKIKANPI; from the exons gtGGAGCTGATCCGTTCAAAGAGAGGAACTCGTTTTTATCGAG ACTGCTACGTGTCTCATTGCTACAATGGAGGGACGTGCAAGGAGGCAGTGTACTCGTCCGACTACATTTGTCAGTGCCCACCAGGCTTCAGTGGCAGTCAGTGTGAGATCA ACAACAGAGAGAAATGTGTTGCCGGACGAGGGGACGCGTACCGCGGCACGTGGACTATCAGCAAGTCCGGAGCAGAGTGCATCAACTGGAACGCCACATCCCTGAGAGGGAAGAGGTTCACTGCCAGGAAAGTGGACGCCAGCAGTCTTGGATTGGGCAATCACAACTTCTGCAG GAACCCTGACAACGACAGCGCTCCTTGGTGTTACACGTATAAAGGCACTCAAATTGCCTGGGAGTTCTGTTCCGTGCCCAAATGTCCAGAAG ATAAGTACGAAGAATGCAAGAGGGGCATCGGTCTGACCTACAGGGGCACGGCATCCGTCACTAAAAGTGGCGCCCACTGTCTCCCGTGGGACTCTCCGGCGGTCATACACAAGAACAACAATGCATGGAGGTCTGATGCTCTCGAAGTGGGACTTGGTAGCCACAGCTACTGCAG AAATCCTGATGGTGATGAAGGTCCGTGGTGTCACACCTACAAGAACATGCAGCTGACCTGGGAGCTCTGTGATGTACCCAAATGCA TGAGGCGTCCACCCACCATCAACCCGCTGGGCCCTCGAGGTCCCACAACCAACAATGACAACAGAG CAACGTGCGGCCAGCGATTAGACAACACCCTCAACAAGCCTGCCTTCCGCATGTTCGGGGGCAAAGAGAGCGACATCACGGAGCAGCCCTGGCAGGCCGCCATTAATGTTTACCAGCCTCGCCTGCGCCAGCACTTCCACAGGTGCGGTGGGGTTCTAATCGATTCTTGCTGGGTCCTGTCGGCTGCACACTGCTTCGAAACCTC GGATAAACCCTCAAAGTTAGAGGTGATTCTGGGCCGAACGTTCCGCAAACAGAATTCCAGCAGCGAGCAGATTTTTAAGGTCGAAAAGTACTGGATACATGAGAAATTTGACAATGAGACGTTTGATAACGACATAA CTCTGTTAAAGCTGAAGTCAGACATCGGCTTCTGTGCCATACACTCTGCAGAGGTTCGTCCTGCATGTCTCCCCGAAGCCGGTCTGGTGCTTCCGGACTGGACTGAGTGTGAGATCTCAGGCTACGGAAAAGACACAGAGT TTTCTGCTCATTACTCCGAGCGGGTCAAGAGAGGTTTTGTTCGTCTGTGGCCCAGAGAACGTTGCATCCCTGATGTGCTGTCCGGACGTCCGGTGACCGCCAACATGCTTTGTGCGGGTGACACCCGAGGCTTGGATGATGCCTGCAAG GGAGACTCCGGCGGTCCACTCGTCTGTCGCAACAACAACAAGATGACTCTCATGGGTGTCATCAGCTGGGGTGACGGCTGCGGCCAGAGAGATAAGCCTGGCGTCTACACGCGTGTCACCCGTTACATCGACTGGATACGAAACAAGATCAAGGCCAACCCGATCTGA
- the plat gene encoding tissue-type plasminogen activator isoform X1 — protein MTRTLLLLLAALCYSLADNVELIRSKRGTRFYRGEPKRQPARRTRFIVHVQKPSPSFETSLRCADSETSAVHSFGDTWLRWRGQRVEYCRCSLRGRELCHIVPVINCYVSHCYNGGTCKEAVYSSDYICQCPPGFSGSQCEINNREKCVAGRGDAYRGTWTISKSGAECINWNATSLRGKRFTARKVDASSLGLGNHNFCRNPDNDSAPWCYTYKGTQIAWEFCSVPKCPEDKYEECKRGIGLTYRGTASVTKSGAHCLPWDSPAVIHKNNNAWRSDALEVGLGSHSYCRNPDGDEGPWCHTYKNMQLTWELCDVPKCMRRPPTINPLGPRGPTTNNDNRATCGQRLDNTLNKPAFRMFGGKESDITEQPWQAAINVYQPRLRQHFHRCGGVLIDSCWVLSAAHCFETSDKPSKLEVILGRTFRKQNSSSEQIFKVEKYWIHEKFDNETFDNDITLLKLKSDIGFCAIHSAEVRPACLPEAGLVLPDWTECEISGYGKDTEFSAHYSERVKRGFVRLWPRERCIPDVLSGRPVTANMLCAGDTRGLDDACKGDSGGPLVCRNNNKMTLMGVISWGDGCGQRDKPGVYTRVTRYIDWIRNKIKANPI, from the exons gtGGAGCTGATCCGTTCAAAGAGAGGAACTCGTTTTTATCGAGGTGAGCCTAAGCGGCAGCCAGCCAGACGAACACGATTCATTGTTCATGTCCAGAAGCCTTCACCTTCCTTTGAAACATCCT TACGTTGTGCGGATAGTGAGACCTCAGCCGTGCATAGTTTTGGGGACACTTGGCTGCGATGGAGGGGACAGCGCGTGGAGTATTGCCGTTGTTCTTTAAGAGGACGAGAACTTTGTCACATTGTGCCCGTCATCA ACTGCTACGTGTCTCATTGCTACAATGGAGGGACGTGCAAGGAGGCAGTGTACTCGTCCGACTACATTTGTCAGTGCCCACCAGGCTTCAGTGGCAGTCAGTGTGAGATCA ACAACAGAGAGAAATGTGTTGCCGGACGAGGGGACGCGTACCGCGGCACGTGGACTATCAGCAAGTCCGGAGCAGAGTGCATCAACTGGAACGCCACATCCCTGAGAGGGAAGAGGTTCACTGCCAGGAAAGTGGACGCCAGCAGTCTTGGATTGGGCAATCACAACTTCTGCAG GAACCCTGACAACGACAGCGCTCCTTGGTGTTACACGTATAAAGGCACTCAAATTGCCTGGGAGTTCTGTTCCGTGCCCAAATGTCCAGAAG ATAAGTACGAAGAATGCAAGAGGGGCATCGGTCTGACCTACAGGGGCACGGCATCCGTCACTAAAAGTGGCGCCCACTGTCTCCCGTGGGACTCTCCGGCGGTCATACACAAGAACAACAATGCATGGAGGTCTGATGCTCTCGAAGTGGGACTTGGTAGCCACAGCTACTGCAG AAATCCTGATGGTGATGAAGGTCCGTGGTGTCACACCTACAAGAACATGCAGCTGACCTGGGAGCTCTGTGATGTACCCAAATGCA TGAGGCGTCCACCCACCATCAACCCGCTGGGCCCTCGAGGTCCCACAACCAACAATGACAACAGAG CAACGTGCGGCCAGCGATTAGACAACACCCTCAACAAGCCTGCCTTCCGCATGTTCGGGGGCAAAGAGAGCGACATCACGGAGCAGCCCTGGCAGGCCGCCATTAATGTTTACCAGCCTCGCCTGCGCCAGCACTTCCACAGGTGCGGTGGGGTTCTAATCGATTCTTGCTGGGTCCTGTCGGCTGCACACTGCTTCGAAACCTC GGATAAACCCTCAAAGTTAGAGGTGATTCTGGGCCGAACGTTCCGCAAACAGAATTCCAGCAGCGAGCAGATTTTTAAGGTCGAAAAGTACTGGATACATGAGAAATTTGACAATGAGACGTTTGATAACGACATAA CTCTGTTAAAGCTGAAGTCAGACATCGGCTTCTGTGCCATACACTCTGCAGAGGTTCGTCCTGCATGTCTCCCCGAAGCCGGTCTGGTGCTTCCGGACTGGACTGAGTGTGAGATCTCAGGCTACGGAAAAGACACAGAGT TTTCTGCTCATTACTCCGAGCGGGTCAAGAGAGGTTTTGTTCGTCTGTGGCCCAGAGAACGTTGCATCCCTGATGTGCTGTCCGGACGTCCGGTGACCGCCAACATGCTTTGTGCGGGTGACACCCGAGGCTTGGATGATGCCTGCAAG GGAGACTCCGGCGGTCCACTCGTCTGTCGCAACAACAACAAGATGACTCTCATGGGTGTCATCAGCTGGGGTGACGGCTGCGGCCAGAGAGATAAGCCTGGCGTCTACACGCGTGTCACCCGTTACATCGACTGGATACGAAACAAGATCAAGGCCAACCCGATCTGA
- the plat gene encoding tissue-type plasminogen activator isoform X2, translating into MTRTLLLLLAALCYSLADNVELIRSKRGTRFYRVRCADSETSAVHSFGDTWLRWRGQRVEYCRCSLRGRELCHIVPVINCYVSHCYNGGTCKEAVYSSDYICQCPPGFSGSQCEINNREKCVAGRGDAYRGTWTISKSGAECINWNATSLRGKRFTARKVDASSLGLGNHNFCRNPDNDSAPWCYTYKGTQIAWEFCSVPKCPEDKYEECKRGIGLTYRGTASVTKSGAHCLPWDSPAVIHKNNNAWRSDALEVGLGSHSYCRNPDGDEGPWCHTYKNMQLTWELCDVPKCMRRPPTINPLGPRGPTTNNDNRATCGQRLDNTLNKPAFRMFGGKESDITEQPWQAAINVYQPRLRQHFHRCGGVLIDSCWVLSAAHCFETSDKPSKLEVILGRTFRKQNSSSEQIFKVEKYWIHEKFDNETFDNDITLLKLKSDIGFCAIHSAEVRPACLPEAGLVLPDWTECEISGYGKDTEFSAHYSERVKRGFVRLWPRERCIPDVLSGRPVTANMLCAGDTRGLDDACKGDSGGPLVCRNNNKMTLMGVISWGDGCGQRDKPGVYTRVTRYIDWIRNKIKANPI; encoded by the exons gtGGAGCTGATCCGTTCAAAGAGAGGAACTCGTTTTTATCGAG TACGTTGTGCGGATAGTGAGACCTCAGCCGTGCATAGTTTTGGGGACACTTGGCTGCGATGGAGGGGACAGCGCGTGGAGTATTGCCGTTGTTCTTTAAGAGGACGAGAACTTTGTCACATTGTGCCCGTCATCA ACTGCTACGTGTCTCATTGCTACAATGGAGGGACGTGCAAGGAGGCAGTGTACTCGTCCGACTACATTTGTCAGTGCCCACCAGGCTTCAGTGGCAGTCAGTGTGAGATCA ACAACAGAGAGAAATGTGTTGCCGGACGAGGGGACGCGTACCGCGGCACGTGGACTATCAGCAAGTCCGGAGCAGAGTGCATCAACTGGAACGCCACATCCCTGAGAGGGAAGAGGTTCACTGCCAGGAAAGTGGACGCCAGCAGTCTTGGATTGGGCAATCACAACTTCTGCAG GAACCCTGACAACGACAGCGCTCCTTGGTGTTACACGTATAAAGGCACTCAAATTGCCTGGGAGTTCTGTTCCGTGCCCAAATGTCCAGAAG ATAAGTACGAAGAATGCAAGAGGGGCATCGGTCTGACCTACAGGGGCACGGCATCCGTCACTAAAAGTGGCGCCCACTGTCTCCCGTGGGACTCTCCGGCGGTCATACACAAGAACAACAATGCATGGAGGTCTGATGCTCTCGAAGTGGGACTTGGTAGCCACAGCTACTGCAG AAATCCTGATGGTGATGAAGGTCCGTGGTGTCACACCTACAAGAACATGCAGCTGACCTGGGAGCTCTGTGATGTACCCAAATGCA TGAGGCGTCCACCCACCATCAACCCGCTGGGCCCTCGAGGTCCCACAACCAACAATGACAACAGAG CAACGTGCGGCCAGCGATTAGACAACACCCTCAACAAGCCTGCCTTCCGCATGTTCGGGGGCAAAGAGAGCGACATCACGGAGCAGCCCTGGCAGGCCGCCATTAATGTTTACCAGCCTCGCCTGCGCCAGCACTTCCACAGGTGCGGTGGGGTTCTAATCGATTCTTGCTGGGTCCTGTCGGCTGCACACTGCTTCGAAACCTC GGATAAACCCTCAAAGTTAGAGGTGATTCTGGGCCGAACGTTCCGCAAACAGAATTCCAGCAGCGAGCAGATTTTTAAGGTCGAAAAGTACTGGATACATGAGAAATTTGACAATGAGACGTTTGATAACGACATAA CTCTGTTAAAGCTGAAGTCAGACATCGGCTTCTGTGCCATACACTCTGCAGAGGTTCGTCCTGCATGTCTCCCCGAAGCCGGTCTGGTGCTTCCGGACTGGACTGAGTGTGAGATCTCAGGCTACGGAAAAGACACAGAGT TTTCTGCTCATTACTCCGAGCGGGTCAAGAGAGGTTTTGTTCGTCTGTGGCCCAGAGAACGTTGCATCCCTGATGTGCTGTCCGGACGTCCGGTGACCGCCAACATGCTTTGTGCGGGTGACACCCGAGGCTTGGATGATGCCTGCAAG GGAGACTCCGGCGGTCCACTCGTCTGTCGCAACAACAACAAGATGACTCTCATGGGTGTCATCAGCTGGGGTGACGGCTGCGGCCAGAGAGATAAGCCTGGCGTCTACACGCGTGTCACCCGTTACATCGACTGGATACGAAACAAGATCAAGGCCAACCCGATCTGA